The Staphylococcus carnosus genome has a segment encoding these proteins:
- a CDS encoding YlaN family protein, which yields MAKTNSINNAAYDQLNKDADRILQLIKVQMDNLTLPQCPLYEEVLDTQMFGLQKEVDFAANLGLIDIEMGKEIMLRLEKELSKLHEAFTNV from the coding sequence ATGGCTAAAACGAACAGTATAAATAACGCGGCATATGACCAATTAAATAAAGATGCAGACCGCATCCTACAATTGATTAAAGTACAAATGGATAATCTTACATTGCCGCAATGTCCATTATACGAAGAAGTTTTAGATACACAAATGTTTGGTTTACAAAAGGAAGTAGACTTTGCAGCTAATTTAGGCCTTATTGATATTGAAATGGGTAAAGAAATTATGTTGCGTCTTGAAAAAGAATTGTCTAAACTTCACGAAGCATTTACAAACGTTTGA
- a CDS encoding DUF2197 domain-containing protein, with amino-acid sequence MKKVQCIICDTEVLIDENTLEAKQLNNNPIRTFMCGECKSRLDVPKQRHNLYKEKDEFHIEE; translated from the coding sequence TTGAAAAAAGTACAGTGTATCATTTGCGATACCGAAGTACTCATAGATGAAAACACTTTAGAAGCAAAACAACTGAACAACAATCCGATCCGCACTTTTATGTGCGGTGAATGTAAAAGTCGTTTAGATGTGCCGAAACAACGTCACAATCTATATAAAGAAAAAGACGAATTTCATATTGAAGAATAA
- the typA gene encoding translational GTPase TypA, with protein sequence MTNLRNDVRNIAIIAHVDHGKTTLVDELLKQSGIFRENEHVDERAMDSNDLERERGITILAKNTAVDYKGTRINILDTPGHADFGGEVERIMKMVDGVVLVVDAYEGTMPQTRFVLKKALEQNLKPVVVVNKIDKPSARPEAVVDEVLDLFIELEANDEQLEFPVVYASAVNGTASLDPETQDDNMQSLYETILEEIPAPKDNRDEPLQFQVALLDYNDYLGRIGIGRVFRGTIKVGDQVSLLKLDGSVKNFRVTKLFGFFGLKREEIQEAHAGDLIAVSGMEDINVGETVTPHDHQEALPVLRIDEPTLEMTFRVNNSPFAGREGQYVTARQIQDRLDQQLETDVSLKVTPTDSPDAWTVAGRGELHLSILIENMRREGYELQVSKPQVILKEIDGKLCEPFERVQCEVPQENAGAVIESLGQRKGEMLDMVTTDNGLTRLIFMVPARGLIGYTTEFMSMTSGYGIINHTFEEFRPRVKGRIGGRRNGVLVSMDQGKASAYAIIGLEDRGTNFMEPGTEVYEGMIVGENNRDNDLTVNITKTKNQTNVRSATKDQTETMKRPRILTLEEALEFIDDDELLEVTPENIRLRKKVLNKAQREKEAKRVKQMMQEDE encoded by the coding sequence ATGACAAATTTAAGAAATGACGTTCGTAATATTGCTATTATCGCTCACGTTGACCATGGTAAAACAACTTTAGTAGATGAATTATTAAAACAATCTGGTATTTTCCGTGAGAATGAACACGTTGACGAACGTGCAATGGATTCAAATGATTTAGAAAGAGAACGCGGTATTACAATTTTAGCTAAAAATACTGCGGTTGATTATAAAGGCACTAGAATTAATATCTTAGATACACCAGGACATGCTGACTTCGGCGGCGAAGTTGAACGTATTATGAAAATGGTAGATGGTGTTGTATTAGTTGTTGATGCCTACGAAGGTACAATGCCTCAAACACGTTTCGTGTTGAAAAAAGCGTTAGAACAAAATTTAAAACCAGTTGTGGTTGTAAATAAAATCGATAAACCTTCAGCGCGTCCTGAAGCGGTTGTAGATGAAGTATTAGACTTATTTATCGAATTAGAAGCTAATGATGAACAATTAGAATTCCCTGTTGTTTATGCTTCAGCAGTAAATGGTACAGCAAGCTTGGACCCTGAAACTCAAGATGATAACATGCAATCATTATATGAAACAATTCTTGAAGAAATTCCAGCACCAAAAGATAACAGAGACGAACCATTACAATTCCAAGTTGCTTTATTAGACTACAATGACTACTTAGGACGTATCGGTATCGGCCGTGTGTTCAGAGGAACAATTAAAGTCGGCGACCAAGTATCATTATTGAAATTAGACGGCAGTGTCAAAAACTTCCGTGTCACTAAATTATTCGGTTTCTTCGGATTAAAACGTGAAGAAATTCAAGAAGCGCATGCTGGTGACTTAATTGCAGTATCTGGTATGGAAGACATCAACGTAGGTGAAACTGTAACACCGCATGACCACCAAGAAGCATTGCCAGTATTACGTATTGATGAACCGACATTGGAAATGACATTCCGTGTTAATAACTCACCATTTGCTGGTCGTGAAGGTCAATATGTTACTGCACGTCAAATTCAAGACCGTTTAGATCAACAACTTGAAACAGACGTATCATTGAAAGTAACTCCGACAGATTCACCAGATGCTTGGACAGTAGCTGGTCGTGGTGAATTGCACTTATCTATCTTAATCGAGAACATGCGTCGTGAAGGATACGAATTGCAAGTTTCTAAACCACAAGTTATCTTAAAAGAAATTGACGGTAAATTATGTGAACCATTCGAACGTGTACAATGTGAAGTACCGCAAGAAAATGCTGGTGCTGTCATTGAATCATTAGGTCAACGTAAAGGTGAAATGTTAGACATGGTTACAACTGATAATGGTTTAACTCGTTTAATCTTTATGGTACCTGCACGTGGATTAATTGGTTACACTACTGAATTTATGTCTATGACAAGCGGTTATGGTATTATCAACCATACTTTCGAAGAATTCCGTCCACGTGTTAAAGGACGTATCGGCGGCCGCCGTAATGGTGTGTTAGTATCTATGGACCAAGGTAAAGCAAGTGCTTATGCGATTATTGGTCTTGAAGACCGCGGCACAAACTTCATGGAACCTGGTACTGAAGTGTACGAAGGTATGATTGTTGGTGAAAACAACCGTGATAATGACTTAACAGTTAATATTACAAAAACTAAAAACCAAACCAATGTACGTTCAGCAACTAAAGACCAAACTGAAACAATGAAACGTCCACGTATTTTAACACTTGAAGAAGCGTTAGAATTTATCGATGATGATGAATTGTTAGAAGTAACACCTGAAAACATTCGTCTAAGAAAGAAAGTCTTAAATAAAGCACAACGTGAAAAAGAAGCAAAACGTGTAAAACAAATGATGCAAGAAGACGAATAA